In one window of Pseudomonas putida DNA:
- a CDS encoding urea carboxylase-associated family protein, protein MYKDYPAAYQVSKGAALQVDKPFYDRVRERKDARTLIETFEVPIRTGRAWKVPAGHVFRVTTPVGPQVGDFNIWNANDPRERLWAARTRQLQGAHVTTYDRLWSNLPFLRPLVTITDDSLADYGIDEHGGRLHDLLGTRCDPYVNKMLTGEDFHHHCHSNLTRAVLPYGLTEFDVHDVLNIFQCTGLNHDDMYFMKACPAKQGDYLEFFAEIDVLCALSTCPGGDLSLPMWGPEAQDPLSVCRPLGVEIYTLDDSLLEGWTQPKRASYNGMHGLAIGKAEWE, encoded by the coding sequence ATGTACAAGGATTACCCCGCCGCCTACCAGGTCAGCAAAGGCGCTGCCCTGCAGGTCGACAAGCCTTTCTATGACCGCGTGCGCGAACGCAAGGACGCCCGCACCCTGATCGAGACATTTGAAGTGCCGATCCGCACAGGCCGCGCCTGGAAGGTGCCGGCCGGCCATGTGTTCCGCGTCACCACCCCGGTCGGCCCGCAGGTCGGCGACTTCAACATCTGGAACGCCAACGACCCGCGTGAGCGCCTGTGGGCGGCGCGCACTCGCCAGTTGCAGGGTGCCCACGTCACCACCTACGACCGACTGTGGTCGAATCTGCCGTTCCTGCGCCCGCTGGTGACCATCACCGACGACAGCCTGGCCGACTATGGCATCGACGAGCACGGCGGGCGCCTGCATGACCTGCTCGGCACCCGTTGCGACCCCTACGTGAACAAGATGCTCACGGGTGAGGACTTCCATCACCACTGCCACTCCAACCTCACCCGCGCCGTGCTGCCCTATGGGCTGACCGAGTTCGACGTGCACGATGTGCTGAACATCTTCCAGTGCACCGGCTTGAACCATGACGACATGTATTTCATGAAGGCTTGCCCGGCCAAGCAGGGTGATTACCTGGAGTTCTTCGCCGAAATCGATGTGCTGTGCGCGCTGTCGACCTGCCCGGGTGGCGACCTGTCACTGCCGATGTGGGGGCCTGAGGCACAGGACCCACTGTCGGTCTGCCGGCCGCTGGGGGTGGAAATCTACACGCTCGACGACAGCCTGCTGGAGGGCTGGACGCAGCCCAAGCGCGCCAGCTACAACGGCATGCACGGGCTGGCGATCGGCAAGGCCGAGTGGGAATGA
- a CDS encoding GntR family transcriptional regulator yields MSSKSPEKAGESLPLADQVALELREDIIGGRLVSGMPLVEAELTGRYNASRNTVREALHQLGHEGLTTYVRNKGVMVRRLGIAEVRDIFLVRRTLEVQAIHGSKPLREYQSDRMLDAIEAAELARDREDWQAFGTHSLRFHQHIVGLLRSPLLDAFFTNIAAQMRLVFAVAPDEKNFQSPWLERDREIHDLLADGLRHDAAEAMTRYLDDSEHALLDLFSHPPRS; encoded by the coding sequence ATGAGCAGCAAATCCCCGGAAAAAGCCGGCGAAAGCCTGCCCCTGGCCGACCAGGTAGCCCTCGAACTGCGCGAGGACATCATCGGCGGCCGCCTGGTCTCAGGCATGCCGCTGGTCGAGGCCGAGCTCACCGGCCGCTACAACGCTTCGCGCAACACCGTACGCGAGGCCCTGCACCAGTTGGGCCATGAAGGCCTGACCACCTATGTGCGCAACAAGGGCGTGATGGTGCGCAGGCTGGGTATCGCCGAGGTGCGCGATATCTTCCTGGTGCGCCGCACACTCGAGGTGCAGGCGATCCATGGCAGCAAGCCGCTACGCGAATACCAGTCCGACCGCATGCTCGACGCCATCGAGGCCGCCGAACTTGCCCGTGATCGCGAAGACTGGCAGGCCTTCGGCACCCACAGTCTGCGCTTTCACCAGCACATCGTCGGCTTGCTGCGCAGCCCGCTGCTGGATGCCTTCTTCACCAATATCGCTGCGCAGATGCGTCTGGTGTTCGCCGTTGCGCCCGATGAAAAGAACTTCCAGAGCCCGTGGCTGGAACGCGACCGGGAGATCCACGACCTGCTCGCCGATGGCTTGCGCCACGACGCCGCCGAAGCCATGACCCGTTACCTGGACGACTCCGAGCACGCCCTGCTCGATCTGTTCAGCCATCCACCCCGTTCCTGA
- a CDS encoding amino acid ABC transporter permease/ATP-binding protein, producing the protein MQFDWDYAAGLLVNGDFWKAVGTVVELSVETWLLGIVFGFVLALARQSSNRALNRGAALYIWFFRSLPLLVLLIFVYNLPQVFPGTSVLLSNPYAAGLIALVLSESAYIAEIHRGGLLAVAKGQLEAGKALGIRYTGVQRLIVIPQALRVALPTLANEYITIVKLTSLVSVISLSEILLVGQQLYTQNFLVMETMLAVAFYYVLIVTVFSYLLRRLEQHLDVTRRQPKAIADGPAQPAPVRREAAPRQGDFALRVLGARKHYGQLEVLKGIDLDIRFGEVVSVIGPSGSGKTTLIRTLNGLEALDRGQVELCGAPFLRGRDEDGGSLGSRVHMEGIVQVGMVFQGFNLFPHKTVLENVMLAPRHHGHASDSELRAFGLALLSKVGLREHAGKYPHQLSGGQQQRVAIARALAMRPQVMLFDEPTSALDPELVGDVLKVIEDLAREGMTMVIVTHEMKFAFQVSDRVVFMERGEIIQAGAPRELLDNRSERMGRFLKDVQLA; encoded by the coding sequence ATGCAATTCGATTGGGATTATGCCGCCGGCCTGCTGGTCAACGGCGACTTCTGGAAGGCGGTCGGCACCGTGGTGGAGTTGAGCGTCGAGACCTGGCTGCTGGGCATCGTCTTCGGCTTTGTCCTGGCGCTGGCGCGGCAGTCGAGCAACCGCGCCCTGAACCGCGGCGCGGCACTGTACATCTGGTTCTTCCGCAGCCTGCCGCTGCTGGTGCTGCTGATCTTCGTCTACAACCTGCCGCAGGTATTCCCGGGGACCAGCGTGCTGCTCTCCAACCCCTATGCCGCCGGCCTGATCGCCCTGGTGCTGAGCGAATCGGCCTATATCGCCGAGATTCATCGCGGCGGCCTGCTGGCTGTGGCCAAGGGGCAACTCGAGGCCGGCAAGGCGTTGGGTATCCGCTACACCGGTGTGCAGCGCCTGATCGTGATTCCACAAGCGTTGCGGGTGGCATTGCCGACCCTGGCCAACGAGTACATCACCATCGTCAAACTGACCTCGCTGGTGTCGGTGATCTCGCTGTCGGAAATCCTGCTGGTCGGCCAGCAGCTGTACACGCAGAACTTCCTGGTGATGGAGACCATGCTCGCGGTCGCCTTCTACTACGTGCTGATCGTCACGGTGTTCAGTTACCTGTTGCGTCGGCTTGAGCAGCACCTTGACGTCACCCGGCGTCAGCCCAAGGCCATCGCCGATGGCCCGGCGCAACCGGCGCCTGTCCGGCGCGAGGCCGCCCCCAGGCAAGGCGACTTCGCCCTGCGGGTGCTCGGCGCACGCAAGCACTATGGCCAGCTGGAAGTGCTCAAGGGCATCGACCTGGATATCCGCTTCGGCGAAGTGGTGTCGGTCATCGGGCCTTCGGGGTCGGGCAAGACTACGTTGATCCGTACCCTCAACGGCCTGGAGGCCCTGGATCGTGGCCAGGTCGAACTGTGTGGCGCCCCCTTCCTGCGCGGGCGTGACGAAGACGGCGGCAGCCTTGGCAGTCGCGTGCACATGGAGGGCATCGTCCAGGTGGGGATGGTATTCCAGGGCTTCAACCTGTTCCCGCACAAGACCGTGCTGGAGAACGTGATGCTCGCCCCGCGTCACCACGGCCATGCCAGCGACTCCGAGCTACGCGCCTTTGGCTTGGCGCTGCTGAGCAAGGTCGGCCTGCGCGAGCACGCCGGCAAGTACCCGCACCAGCTCTCCGGCGGGCAACAGCAAAGGGTGGCGATTGCCCGGGCACTGGCGATGCGCCCGCAGGTGATGCTGTTCGACGAGCCGACCTCGGCGCTTGATCCGGAACTGGTCGGTGATGTGCTCAAGGTAATCGAGGACCTCGCGCGCGAGGGCATGACCATGGTCATCGTCACCCATGAAATGAAATTCGCCTTCCAGGTCTCCGACCGCGTGGTGTTCATGGAACGCGGGGAGATCATCCAGGCCGGTGCGCCGCGCGAGTTGCTCGACAACCGCAGCGAGCGCATGGGCCGCTTCCTCAAGGACGTGCAACTGGCATGA
- a CDS encoding carbon starvation CstA family protein, whose protein sequence is MTKLATRIAWFAIALLGAFALGTVALRRGEAISALWIVTAAVAIYLVAYRYYSLFIANKVMQLDSTRATPAVLHNDGLDYVPTNKHILFGHHFAAIAGAGPLVGPVLAAQMGYLPGTLWLIAGVVLAGAVQDFMVLFISTRRNGRSLGDLVREEMGSIPGTIALFGTFLIMIIILAVLSLIVVKALAESPWGMFTVMATIPIAMFMGVYLRYLRPGRIGEISVIGVLLMLASIWGGGLVAADPVWGPAFTFTGVQITWMLIGYGFVAAVLPIWLILAPRDYLSTFLKIGTIVALAIGILVIAPELKMPAITQFVDGTGPVWKGALFPFLFITIACGAVSGFHALISSGTTPKLLANESHARYIGYGAMLMESFVAIMAMVAASVIEPGVYFAMNSPAAVVGGDVVTVAQTVSNWGFTITPEVLQQTATDIGEHSILARAGGAPTLAVGIAQILHQALPGENTMAFWYHFAILFEALFILTAVDAGTRAGRFMLQDLLGNFVPALKKTDSWTANVVATAGCVAMWGWLLYQGVIDPLGGINTLWPLFGISNQMLAGIALMLASVVLIRMKRQQYVWVTLLPAVWLLICTTTAGLIKLFDPNPGMGFLALARKYSDAAAAGQVLAPAKDLAQMQHVIFNAYTNAVLTGLFLFVVLSILCFAVKVGRRAWVKPERSDKESPFQPIPDA, encoded by the coding sequence ATGACCAAACTGGCTACCCGAATTGCCTGGTTCGCCATTGCCTTGCTGGGCGCATTCGCGCTGGGCACCGTGGCGTTGCGCAGGGGCGAGGCCATCAGCGCCCTGTGGATCGTCACCGCAGCAGTCGCCATCTACCTCGTTGCCTACCGCTACTACAGCCTGTTCATCGCAAACAAGGTGATGCAACTGGACTCCACTCGCGCCACCCCGGCCGTGCTGCACAACGACGGGCTGGACTACGTACCGACCAACAAGCACATCCTCTTCGGACACCACTTCGCCGCTATCGCTGGCGCCGGCCCGCTGGTCGGCCCGGTGCTCGCCGCGCAGATGGGCTACTTGCCCGGCACGCTCTGGCTGATTGCCGGTGTGGTACTGGCAGGGGCCGTGCAGGACTTCATGGTCCTGTTCATCTCCACCCGCCGCAATGGCCGCTCCCTGGGCGACCTGGTACGCGAGGAAATGGGCTCGATCCCCGGAACCATCGCGCTGTTCGGCACTTTCCTGATCATGATCATCATCCTTGCGGTGCTGTCGCTGATCGTGGTCAAGGCCCTGGCCGAGAGCCCCTGGGGCATGTTCACGGTGATGGCGACCATCCCGATCGCCATGTTCATGGGGGTGTACCTGCGCTACCTGCGCCCAGGGCGCATCGGCGAGATCTCGGTAATCGGCGTGCTGCTGATGCTTGCATCGATCTGGGGCGGCGGTCTGGTTGCCGCAGATCCGGTGTGGGGCCCTGCGTTCACCTTCACCGGTGTGCAGATCACCTGGATGCTGATCGGCTATGGTTTCGTCGCCGCCGTGCTGCCGATCTGGCTGATCCTGGCACCACGCGACTACCTCTCGACCTTCCTCAAGATCGGCACCATCGTCGCGCTGGCCATCGGCATCCTGGTGATCGCGCCTGAGCTGAAGATGCCGGCCATCACCCAGTTCGTCGACGGCACAGGCCCCGTGTGGAAGGGGGCGCTGTTCCCGTTCCTGTTCATCACCATCGCCTGCGGCGCAGTGTCGGGCTTCCATGCGCTGATCAGCTCCGGCACCACGCCCAAACTGCTGGCCAACGAAAGCCATGCGCGCTACATCGGCTACGGCGCCATGCTGATGGAATCGTTCGTGGCGATCATGGCCATGGTCGCCGCCTCGGTGATCGAGCCAGGTGTGTACTTCGCCATGAACAGCCCGGCCGCCGTGGTCGGTGGCGATGTGGTCACCGTGGCGCAGACGGTCAGCAACTGGGGTTTCACCATCACTCCGGAAGTCCTCCAGCAGACCGCGACCGACATCGGCGAGCACTCGATCCTGGCCCGTGCCGGTGGTGCGCCGACGCTGGCGGTGGGGATCGCGCAGATCCTGCACCAGGCGCTGCCGGGTGAGAACACCATGGCCTTCTGGTACCACTTCGCGATCCTGTTCGAGGCGCTGTTCATCCTGACCGCCGTGGATGCCGGTACGCGTGCCGGGCGCTTCATGCTGCAGGACCTGCTGGGCAACTTCGTGCCTGCCTTGAAGAAGACCGACTCCTGGACCGCCAACGTGGTGGCCACCGCTGGCTGCGTGGCGATGTGGGGCTGGTTGCTGTACCAGGGGGTGATCGATCCACTGGGCGGCATCAACACCCTGTGGCCGCTGTTCGGCATCTCCAACCAGATGCTGGCCGGCATCGCCCTGATGCTCGCCTCGGTGGTGCTGATCCGCATGAAGCGCCAGCAGTATGTCTGGGTCACCTTGCTGCCGGCCGTATGGCTGCTGATCTGCACCACCACCGCGGGCCTGATCAAGCTGTTCGACCCCAACCCAGGCATGGGCTTCCTGGCGCTGGCGCGCAAGTACAGCGATGCCGCCGCAGCCGGGCAGGTGCTGGCACCTGCCAAGGACCTGGCGCAGATGCAGCATGTGATCTTCAACGCCTACACCAACGCCGTGCTGACCGGGTTGTTCCTGTTCGTGGTGCTGAGCATCCTGTGCTTTGCCGTGAAGGTCGGCCGGCGAGCCTGGGTCAAGCCTGAGCGCAGCGACAAGGAGTCGCCGTTCCAGCCAATCCCCGACGCCTGA
- a CDS encoding YbdD/YjiX family protein translates to MFNKLSKMGKCMGQAARMLVGMPDYDTYLEHMQAQYPGEPVMSRKAFFRERQDARYNGASGRPTRCC, encoded by the coding sequence ATGTTCAACAAACTGAGCAAGATGGGCAAATGCATGGGGCAGGCCGCGCGCATGCTGGTCGGCATGCCCGACTACGACACCTACCTCGAGCATATGCAGGCCCAATACCCCGGCGAGCCGGTGATGAGCCGCAAGGCGTTCTTCCGCGAGCGCCAGGACGCACGCTACAACGGTGCCAGCGGACGTCCGACGCGTTGCTGCTGA
- a CDS encoding cache domain-containing protein, which produces MQLKHKIVTLSVLPLIVSVLFICILVFAQSRKLEEDQARLVESSIMAAKKAELKNYLGLAMSLIAPLYDSGADDDDTRQRALQILSRASFGLDGYFFVYDRHGKSLMHPRQAELVGKDLIGMTDNKGLLVIQALLKSAERGDGYQLYDWQKPSTGQSTGKLAYVVMLERWGWMLGTGIYIDDVEVATLKSRQEVASGVLTTVLAIASFSLLAVLVIFAGGLMLNVSEHRLADRKLSALNQRIVDLQEEERSRVARELHDGISQELVSIKFQFELAAMELDNGRAGGLDNLRNGTTRLASAIGEVRRISHDLRPSLLDTLGLSPAIDQHVRDFEQRTGIRTQYECGLTDIEVDAELSLTLFRIIQEALANVDRHAKASVAIISISAHDGVLVLRVEDNGMGFDPSAAYESHGIGLRNLRERVEHHRGSFSIASSAGRTELQVQIPMNNPRLA; this is translated from the coding sequence ATGCAACTCAAGCACAAGATCGTCACGCTCAGTGTCTTGCCGCTGATCGTGTCGGTGCTGTTCATCTGCATCCTGGTGTTCGCCCAGAGCCGCAAGCTCGAGGAGGACCAGGCGCGCCTGGTCGAAAGCAGCATCATGGCGGCGAAAAAGGCCGAGCTGAAGAACTACCTGGGCCTGGCCATGAGCTTGATCGCGCCGTTGTACGACAGCGGCGCCGACGATGACGACACCCGCCAGCGTGCCTTGCAGATCCTGTCGCGGGCCAGTTTCGGCCTGGACGGCTACTTCTTCGTCTACGATCGCCACGGCAAGAGCCTGATGCACCCGCGCCAGGCCGAACTGGTGGGCAAGGACCTCATCGGCATGACCGACAACAAGGGCCTGCTGGTGATCCAGGCGCTGCTCAAGAGCGCCGAACGCGGTGACGGCTACCAGTTGTACGACTGGCAGAAACCTTCCACCGGGCAGTCCACTGGCAAACTGGCCTATGTGGTGATGCTCGAGCGCTGGGGCTGGATGCTCGGCACCGGTATCTACATCGACGATGTCGAGGTGGCCACGCTCAAGTCGCGTCAGGAGGTGGCCTCCGGCGTGCTGACCACGGTGCTGGCGATCGCGTCCTTCTCGTTACTGGCGGTACTGGTCATCTTTGCCGGCGGGTTGATGCTCAATGTCAGCGAGCACCGCCTGGCCGACCGCAAGCTGTCGGCGCTCAACCAGCGTATTGTCGATCTGCAGGAGGAGGAGCGTTCGCGGGTGGCGCGCGAACTGCACGACGGCATCAGCCAGGAACTGGTGTCGATCAAGTTCCAGTTCGAGCTCGCCGCGATGGAGCTGGACAACGGCCGCGCCGGCGGGCTGGACAACCTGCGCAACGGCACCACTCGCCTGGCTTCGGCGATCGGTGAAGTGCGGCGGATCTCCCATGACCTGCGTCCCTCGCTGCTCGACACCCTGGGCCTTTCGCCGGCCATCGACCAGCATGTGCGCGACTTCGAGCAGCGCACTGGCATTCGTACCCAGTACGAGTGCGGGCTGACGGACATCGAGGTGGATGCCGAGCTTTCGCTGACGCTGTTCCGTATCATCCAGGAGGCGCTGGCCAATGTTGACCGCCACGCCAAGGCCAGTGTCGCGATCATTTCCATCTCTGCCCACGACGGGGTGCTGGTACTGCGCGTGGAAGACAACGGCATGGGCTTCGACCCGAGTGCGGCGTACGAAAGCCACGGCATTGGCCTGCGCAACCTGCGCGAGCGGGTCGAACATCACCGGGGCAGTTTCAGCATTGCGTCGTCTGCCGGGCGCACCGAGCTGCAGGTCCAGATACCCATGAACAATCCGAGGCTTGCATGA
- a CDS encoding response regulator, translating to MSETTPIRIALVDDHVLVRDGVKALLGAIAHFQVVGQAESGAQALELVASLELDILLVDVGLQDMNGLELTRRLCGLYPGIRVLMLSMYDNQEYVRTSITAGARGYVLKNAPSTELIAAIEAIAAGGSFYSPEIARKLVSSGRDENDLTPRELQVLAMIARGSNNKEMARELGISVRTVETFRLSIRRKLNIDTPAALVKYALEHGLVTL from the coding sequence ATGAGCGAGACCACACCGATCCGCATTGCGCTGGTCGACGACCATGTGCTGGTACGTGACGGCGTCAAGGCACTGCTGGGCGCAATTGCCCATTTCCAGGTGGTCGGCCAGGCCGAATCCGGCGCCCAGGCGCTTGAGCTGGTGGCGTCGCTGGAGTTGGACATCCTGCTGGTGGATGTTGGCCTGCAGGATATGAACGGCCTGGAGCTGACCCGCCGCCTGTGTGGTTTGTACCCCGGCATCCGGGTGCTGATGCTGAGCATGTACGACAACCAGGAGTATGTGCGCACCTCGATCACGGCGGGGGCGAGGGGTTATGTGCTGAAGAACGCACCCTCCACCGAGCTGATAGCCGCGATCGAGGCAATTGCTGCCGGTGGCAGTTTCTACAGCCCGGAAATCGCCCGCAAGCTGGTCAGCAGCGGGCGCGACGAGAACGACCTGACCCCGCGTGAGCTACAGGTGCTGGCGATGATCGCCAGGGGTAGCAACAACAAGGAGATGGCCCGGGAGCTGGGCATCAGCGTGCGCACGGTGGAGACCTTCAGGCTGAGCATCCGGCGCAAGCTGAATATCGATACTCCGGCGGCACTGGTGAAGTACGCGCTGGAGCACGGGTTGGTGACGCTCTGA
- the cprA gene encoding cationic peptide resistance protein CprA (CprA (cationic peptide resistance A) is an SDR family oxidoreductase by homology) encodes MNTHAPIIFTATPERILITGATGFLGGSVVAQLITNGQGPQLVFLVRAENAGQGLERLRDNLQQHGVSHAECLALNAEQIICGDFLDTSWLARETPRLLDVDRVINCAAVASFSKNPTIWPVNVEGTFAFAEVMSRSKRLKRFLHVGTAMCCGPERESPISESWEFPDAEQQLVDYTASKAEIERRMREELPALPLVVARPSIVVGHRSLGCQASGSIFWVFRMGFALESFTCGLDEQIDVIPVDYCAEALIGLTLKPRLSHDLYHISAGHDSACTFAEIDKAFALANGAAPVGERYRKIDVDNLKELAASFESRIGPANPRLVLRALRLYSGFADLNYLFDNRRLLDEGIAMPPRFTDYLDVCVRSSSGVSIATQMQWDFK; translated from the coding sequence ATGAACACGCACGCACCAATTATCTTTACCGCTACCCCCGAACGCATCCTGATTACCGGCGCCACGGGCTTCCTCGGCGGGTCGGTCGTCGCCCAGCTGATCACCAACGGCCAGGGCCCGCAACTGGTGTTTCTGGTCCGCGCCGAAAACGCCGGGCAAGGGCTGGAGCGCCTGCGCGACAACCTGCAACAGCATGGCGTCAGCCATGCCGAATGCCTGGCGCTGAACGCAGAGCAGATCATTTGCGGCGACTTCCTCGACACCTCCTGGCTGGCGCGCGAAACGCCGCGCCTGCTGGACGTCGATCGGGTCATCAACTGCGCTGCCGTGGCGTCGTTCTCGAAGAACCCGACCATCTGGCCAGTCAACGTCGAGGGCACCTTCGCCTTCGCCGAGGTGATGAGCCGCTCCAAACGCCTCAAGCGTTTCCTCCATGTGGGCACAGCCATGTGCTGCGGCCCTGAGCGTGAATCGCCGATCAGCGAGTCCTGGGAGTTCCCGGACGCCGAACAGCAACTGGTGGACTACACCGCTTCCAAGGCCGAGATCGAACGACGCATGCGCGAGGAACTGCCGGCCCTGCCGCTGGTGGTGGCACGCCCCTCGATCGTGGTCGGTCACCGCAGCCTGGGTTGCCAGGCCTCTGGCAGCATCTTCTGGGTGTTCCGCATGGGCTTCGCCCTGGAAAGCTTCACCTGTGGCCTCGACGAACAGATCGACGTGATTCCAGTGGACTACTGCGCCGAGGCGCTGATCGGCCTGACCCTCAAGCCGCGCCTGAGCCACGACCTCTACCACATCTCCGCCGGGCATGATTCGGCGTGTACCTTCGCCGAGATCGACAAGGCGTTCGCCTTGGCCAATGGTGCCGCGCCGGTGGGCGAGCGCTACCGCAAGATCGATGTCGACAACCTCAAGGAGCTGGCCGCCAGCTTCGAGTCGCGCATCGGCCCGGCCAACCCGCGCCTGGTTCTGCGGGCCCTGCGCCTGTACAGCGGTTTTGCCGACCTGAACTACCTGTTCGACAACCGCCGCCTGCTCGATGAGGGCATTGCCATGCCGCCGCGCTTCACCGACTACCTGGATGTGTGCGTACGCTCTTCCAGCGGCGTGAGCATCGCGACCCAGATGCAGTGGGACTTCAAGTAA
- the efeO gene encoding iron uptake system protein EfeO, with amino-acid sequence MNKTRLALLLTLAPLFAHAAVDPLTLVQPVSDYKIYVTEKVDQLVSDTEQFTHAVKKGDLAKAKALYATTRVNYEAVEPIAELFSDLDAAIDSRVDDHEKGVEADDFTGFHRLEYALFDKNTTDGQGPIADKLIADVKDLQGRIATLTFPPEKVVGGAAALLEEVAATKVSGEEDRYSHTDLYDFQGNIDGAQKIFELFRTHLESQDKAFVAKVDKNFATVNKLLAKYKTQDGGFQSYDKVAERDRKAMVGPVNTLAEDLSTLRGKLGLN; translated from the coding sequence ATGAACAAGACCCGCCTCGCCCTGTTGCTCACGCTTGCCCCGCTGTTCGCCCATGCTGCGGTTGACCCGCTGACCCTGGTGCAGCCGGTGTCGGACTACAAGATCTATGTCACTGAGAAGGTCGATCAGCTGGTGAGCGACACCGAGCAGTTCACCCATGCAGTGAAGAAGGGAGACCTGGCCAAGGCCAAGGCGCTGTATGCCACGACCCGGGTCAACTATGAAGCCGTCGAGCCGATCGCCGAGCTGTTCAGCGACCTGGACGCGGCCATCGACTCGCGGGTGGACGATCACGAAAAAGGTGTCGAGGCCGATGACTTCACCGGCTTCCATCGCCTGGAGTACGCACTGTTCGACAAGAACACCACCGACGGCCAAGGCCCGATTGCCGACAAGCTGATCGCTGACGTGAAAGACCTGCAGGGCCGTATTGCCACCCTGACCTTCCCGCCAGAAAAAGTCGTCGGCGGTGCGGCAGCGTTGCTCGAAGAAGTGGCCGCGACCAAGGTTTCGGGTGAGGAGGATCGCTACAGTCACACCGACCTGTACGACTTCCAGGGCAACATCGACGGGGCACAGAAGATCTTCGAGCTGTTCCGCACCCACCTGGAATCCCAGGACAAGGCGTTCGTCGCCAAGGTCGACAAGAACTTCGCTACCGTCAACAAGCTGCTGGCCAAGTACAAGACCCAGGACGGCGGGTTCCAGTCCTACGACAAGGTGGCAGAGCGTGATCGCAAGGCCATGGTCGGGCCGGTCAACACCCTGGCTGAAGACTTGTCGACCTTGCGCGGGAAGTTGGGTTTGAACTGA
- the efeB gene encoding iron uptake transporter deferrochelatase/peroxidase subunit has translation MTDRDTRNAPQSQERRRLLAGLGVAGVAMATGNALAAPSPAKVTEAPHSDRTQERNAWIGEHQPGVVTPRPTAGMFVSFDVLAQDKQDLERLFRTLDQRIRFLMAGGPVPQVDPKLPPADSGILGPVVTPDNLTITVSVGESLFDERFGLTGAKPKRLSRMLGFPNDALEAERCHGDLGLQFCSNAPDTNIHALRDIIKNLPDLLYVRWKQEGSVPPQAPRKAAEPEQSARNFLGFRDGSANPDSSDAALMNQLVWVQHGDEPAWAVDGTYQVVRIIRNLVERWDRTPLQEQESIFGRKKASGAPMDGQRETDVPDYTKDPEGKLTRLDAHIRLANPRTAASQPNLILRRPFNYSSGVNKNGQLDMGLLFICYQADLEKGFITVQNRLNGEPLEEYIKPVGGGYFFALPGVKNDHDFIGRSLLDAATPIKTA, from the coding sequence ATGACAGACCGCGATACCCGTAACGCCCCGCAATCCCAAGAGCGCCGCCGCCTGCTGGCAGGCCTTGGTGTGGCAGGCGTCGCCATGGCCACCGGCAACGCGCTGGCGGCTCCCTCACCGGCCAAGGTCACCGAAGCCCCGCACAGCGACCGCACGCAAGAGCGCAACGCCTGGATCGGCGAACATCAACCCGGGGTGGTGACACCGCGTCCTACCGCCGGGATGTTCGTCTCCTTCGATGTCCTGGCGCAGGACAAGCAGGATCTCGAGCGCCTGTTCCGCACGCTGGACCAGCGCATTCGCTTCCTGATGGCCGGCGGCCCGGTCCCCCAGGTCGACCCGAAGCTTCCGCCAGCGGACTCGGGCATCCTTGGCCCGGTCGTCACGCCGGACAACCTGACCATCACGGTGTCGGTCGGCGAGTCGCTGTTCGACGAGCGATTCGGCCTCACCGGCGCCAAGCCCAAGCGCCTGAGCCGCATGCTCGGCTTCCCCAACGACGCGCTGGAGGCCGAGCGCTGCCATGGCGACCTGGGGTTGCAGTTCTGCTCCAACGCGCCGGACACCAACATCCACGCTCTGCGCGACATCATCAAGAACCTGCCTGACCTGCTCTACGTACGCTGGAAACAGGAAGGCTCGGTGCCGCCGCAGGCACCGCGCAAGGCGGCGGAGCCCGAGCAGAGTGCGCGCAACTTCCTCGGTTTTCGTGACGGCTCGGCCAACCCCGACTCCAGCGACGCGGCACTGATGAACCAGCTGGTCTGGGTACAGCATGGCGACGAACCTGCCTGGGCGGTCGATGGCACCTACCAGGTGGTGCGGATCATCCGCAATCTGGTCGAGCGCTGGGACCGCACGCCATTGCAGGAGCAGGAGTCGATCTTCGGCCGCAAGAAAGCCAGCGGCGCGCCCATGGACGGCCAGCGCGAAACCGACGTACCTGATTACACCAAGGACCCGGAAGGCAAGCTGACCCGTCTGGACGCCCATATTCGCCTGGCCAATCCACGCACTGCGGCCAGCCAGCCCAACCTGATCCTGCGCCGGCCTTTCAACTACTCCAGCGGCGTGAACAAGAACGGGCAACTGGATATGGGGCTGCTGTTCATCTGCTATCAGGCCGACCTGGAAAAGGGCTTCATCACCGTCCAGAACCGCCTCAACGGCGAGCCGCTGGAGGAATACATCAAGCCGGTCGGGGGCGGGTACTTCTTCGCCCTCCCCGGCGTGAAGAACGATCACGACTTCATCGGTCGTTCGCTGCTCGACGCTGCCACCCCCATAAAAACCGCATGA